The proteins below come from a single Zhouia spongiae genomic window:
- the secG gene encoding preprotein translocase subunit SecG produces the protein MMTFSIFLVLIIIVAFLLVLVIMVQNPKGGGLSSTFGGNTQVVGGVKKTGDFLDKSTWTLATILIALILLSNLSLKSGPNSGSKLLEGQEIEAPAQDNTPVEAETPASSTTTDTIAQ, from the coding sequence ATAATGACGTTTTCAATCTTTTTAGTGCTTATTATTATCGTAGCATTTTTGTTGGTACTAGTTATAATGGTACAGAACCCTAAAGGTGGAGGTTTATCATCGACATTCGGTGGAAATACGCAAGTAGTCGGAGGTGTGAAAAAGACAGGTGATTTCCTTGACAAAAGTACCTGGACGCTGGCCACTATTTTAATTGCTTTGATTTTATTATCCAACCTTTCGTTAAAATCAGGGCCAAATTCAGGATCTAAATTATTAGAAGGTCAAGAAATTGAAGCTCCTGCTCAGGACAACACACCTGTTGAAGCTGAAACACCTGCATCCAGTACGACAACAGATACTATTGCACAATAA
- a CDS encoding sigma-54 interaction domain-containing protein translates to MENVQAIKQRFGIIGNDIKLNRAIEKAIQVAPTDISVLVTGESGVGKEAIPKIIHSLSHRKHGKFIAVNCGAIPEGTIDSELFGHEKGSFTGATQTRSGYFEEANGGTIFLDEVGELPLTTQVRLLRVLENGEFIKVGSSKVQKTDVRIVAATNVNMFEAIEKEKFREDLYYRLSTVEIHLPPLRDRREDIHLLFRKFAADFAQKYKMPTIRLEDDAVLLLNKYRWSGNIRQLRNIAEQISVLEQNRSVPADTLRSYLPDYKPNLPAVINQNKSESDFSNEREILYKVLFDMKSDLNDLKKLTLELMQSGDSEQVQEDNKSLINKIYGSEPEPEQAFDSGDDTEDAFEVFPLNDTPALPNHHSLEDKYHFAEEIEEEETLSLQEKELELIKKALERNSGKRKAAAKELGISERTLYRKIKQYDL, encoded by the coding sequence ATGGAAAATGTTCAAGCCATAAAACAACGTTTTGGTATCATAGGTAATGACATCAAACTTAATCGCGCTATCGAGAAAGCGATTCAAGTAGCCCCTACCGATATCTCTGTACTGGTAACCGGGGAAAGCGGTGTTGGTAAAGAAGCTATTCCAAAAATAATCCATTCGCTATCGCACAGAAAACACGGTAAGTTCATCGCTGTAAACTGTGGAGCCATCCCGGAAGGAACCATAGACTCAGAGCTTTTCGGACACGAAAAAGGCTCCTTTACCGGCGCTACACAAACCCGCAGCGGTTATTTTGAAGAAGCAAACGGAGGAACCATATTTTTAGACGAGGTCGGAGAACTCCCGCTCACTACTCAGGTAAGACTGTTGCGCGTACTGGAAAACGGAGAGTTCATCAAGGTCGGGTCATCCAAGGTACAAAAGACAGATGTCAGGATCGTTGCCGCTACAAACGTCAATATGTTTGAAGCCATCGAAAAAGAAAAATTCAGAGAAGACCTGTATTACAGACTTAGCACTGTAGAAATACACCTCCCTCCTTTACGGGATCGCAGGGAAGACATTCATTTACTATTCAGGAAATTCGCTGCCGACTTTGCTCAAAAATACAAAATGCCAACCATCAGGCTGGAGGACGACGCCGTATTACTCTTAAACAAATACAGATGGAGCGGTAACATCCGGCAATTGAGAAATATAGCCGAACAAATTTCCGTTTTAGAACAGAACAGAAGCGTTCCTGCCGATACCTTACGTTCATATTTACCGGATTACAAGCCAAATCTTCCGGCTGTGATCAATCAAAATAAATCAGAATCAGACTTTAGCAACGAAAGAGAAATCCTGTACAAGGTTCTTTTCGACATGAAGAGCGACTTAAACGACCTCAAAAAACTCACTTTAGAACTAATGCAGAGCGGAGATTCTGAACAAGTGCAGGAAGACAACAAAAGTCTTATCAATAAAATATACGGCTCAGAACCTGAACCAGAGCAGGCTTTCGACTCCGGTGACGATACAGAAGACGCTTTTGAAGTATTCCCGTTAAACGACACCCCGGCACTTCCTAACCATCACTCCCTTGAAGATAAATATCATTTTGCAGAAGAAATTGAAGAGGAAGAAACGCTGTCGCTACAGGAAAAAGAACTCGAGCTCATAAAAAAAGCCTTAGAGCGAAACAGCGGAAAGCGAAAGGCTGCCGCAAAAGAGCTGGGTATTTCGGAAAGAACGCTCTATCGAAAAATAAAACAATACGATTTGTAA
- the groL gene encoding chaperonin GroEL (60 kDa chaperone family; promotes refolding of misfolded polypeptides especially under stressful conditions; forms two stacked rings of heptamers to form a barrel-shaped 14mer; ends can be capped by GroES; misfolded proteins enter the barrel where they are refolded when GroES binds): MAKNIQFDTEARDGLKRGVDALANAVKVTLGPKGRNVIISKSFGAPSVTKDGVSVAKEIELEDPLEDMGAQMVKEVASKTNDLAGDGTTTATVLAQAIVKEGLKNVAAGANPMDLKRGIDKAVEAIVKNLGKQSQEVGDSSDKIKQVAAISANNDDSIGELIATAFNKVGKEGVITVEEAKGTDTYVDVVEGMQFDRGYLSPYFVTNSEKMITDLENPYILLFDKKISSMKDLLPVLEPVAQSGKPLLIIAEDVDGEALATLVVNKLRGALKIAAVKAPGFGDRRKAMLEDIAILTGGTVISEERGFNLENATVDMLGTAEKVTIDKDNTTIVNGAGDHDNVTARVNQIKAQIETTTSDYDKEKLQERLAKLAGGVAVLYVGAASEVEMKEKKDRVDDALHATRAAVEEGIVAGGGVALVRAKNVLEGIEADNDDEATGIQIVARAIEAPLRTIVENAGKEGSVVAAKVSEGKEDFGYNAKTDEYVNMLAAGIIDPKKVTRIALENAASVSGMILTTECALVDIKEDNAPAGPPMGGGMPGMM; the protein is encoded by the coding sequence ATGGCGAAAAATATTCAATTCGATACGGAAGCCAGAGATGGCCTGAAGCGTGGTGTTGATGCCTTGGCAAATGCTGTAAAAGTAACTTTAGGACCAAAAGGCAGAAACGTAATTATAAGCAAATCTTTTGGCGCTCCGTCTGTAACCAAGGATGGTGTATCTGTTGCTAAAGAAATAGAACTGGAAGATCCTTTAGAGGATATGGGAGCTCAAATGGTAAAGGAAGTGGCTTCCAAAACCAATGATTTAGCGGGTGACGGGACAACAACCGCCACTGTATTAGCGCAGGCTATCGTTAAGGAAGGCTTAAAAAATGTTGCAGCAGGCGCCAACCCCATGGACCTAAAAAGAGGGATCGACAAGGCTGTTGAGGCTATCGTAAAAAACCTGGGAAAACAATCTCAGGAAGTTGGGGACAGTTCTGACAAGATCAAACAAGTTGCAGCTATTTCAGCTAACAACGATGATTCCATAGGTGAACTTATTGCTACAGCTTTCAATAAAGTTGGAAAAGAAGGTGTAATTACTGTTGAAGAGGCCAAAGGGACTGACACTTATGTTGATGTCGTAGAAGGAATGCAATTTGACAGAGGATACCTTTCTCCATATTTTGTGACTAATTCTGAAAAGATGATTACAGACCTGGAGAATCCTTACATCTTACTTTTCGACAAGAAAATATCTTCAATGAAAGACCTGCTACCTGTTCTTGAACCTGTAGCACAAAGCGGAAAACCTCTTTTAATTATCGCTGAGGATGTAGACGGGGAAGCCCTTGCTACCTTAGTAGTAAACAAACTTAGAGGCGCTCTTAAAATCGCAGCTGTTAAAGCTCCCGGATTTGGCGACAGACGCAAGGCCATGTTAGAAGACATCGCTATTCTTACAGGCGGAACCGTAATCTCAGAAGAGAGAGGCTTCAACCTGGAGAATGCTACCGTTGATATGTTAGGTACCGCAGAGAAAGTTACTATCGACAAAGACAATACTACCATAGTAAATGGTGCCGGAGACCACGACAATGTAACTGCCCGTGTAAACCAGATCAAGGCTCAGATCGAAACTACTACTTCTGACTACGACAAAGAAAAGCTTCAGGAACGTTTGGCAAAATTAGCCGGAGGTGTTGCCGTACTTTATGTAGGTGCTGCTTCCGAGGTTGAAATGAAAGAAAAGAAAGACCGTGTAGATGATGCCCTTCATGCTACCAGAGCTGCTGTTGAAGAAGGTATCGTTGCCGGAGGTGGTGTTGCTTTAGTTAGAGCTAAAAATGTACTGGAAGGAATCGAGGCAGATAACGACGATGAAGCCACCGGAATCCAGATCGTAGCCCGTGCTATCGAAGCTCCGCTAAGAACCATAGTTGAGAATGCCGGTAAAGAAGGATCTGTTGTTGCAGCCAAGGTTTCTGAAGGTAAGGAAGATTTCGGATACAACGCTAAAACTGACGAATATGTTAATATGTTGGCAGCAGGTATCATCGACCCTAAGAAAGTAACCCGTATCGCTTTAGAAAATGCAGCCTCTGTATCAGGGATGATCTTAACCACAGAATGCGCATTAGTAGATATTAAAGAAGATAATGCTCCTGCGGGCCCTCCAATGGGTGGCGGCATGCCGGGAATGATGTAA
- a CDS encoding DoxX family protein → MTKTTSFPDNQNFIQTLFFRLFFCYYILYAFPFPLEYIPFGHYFGMWTYDFWKWLVPIVAENIFHIDKELTLPNGSGDTTFNYIQVFTQLLIAILATTIWTLSSNKRKTHSKLYIYLIVYLRYYLAFYMLSYGSSKLFVNQFSSLSLFDLITPYGDSSPMGLMWNFMEYSDSYTIFSGVSEIIGGLLLMFRRTTKLGALVTFGVMLNVFMMNLSYDIPVKLFSSHLMIIALFILSPHLKSLTNFFILNKPAMPVSIDKYFVKRKLNIAGLIFKTIFILFLLITFTTNQIRRHNINRDIASYPELYGIYTINSFSKNGKEIIPLATDSLHWKKMVVDKYSTAIIKLDDSKEYYKNETDTTSRNLKLTLYRDSLSVYNLKYQKSDSILNLEGTYLQDTLKIELTKKDHTQFRLLKRGFNWINEYPYNR, encoded by the coding sequence ATGACTAAAACCACTTCTTTTCCTGACAATCAGAACTTCATTCAAACATTATTTTTCAGACTCTTTTTTTGTTACTACATCCTTTATGCATTCCCTTTTCCTCTAGAATACATACCTTTCGGACATTATTTTGGCATGTGGACCTACGACTTTTGGAAATGGCTCGTGCCGATAGTTGCAGAAAATATATTTCATATCGACAAAGAACTTACGCTGCCAAACGGTAGCGGAGACACAACGTTCAACTACATTCAGGTTTTTACACAATTATTAATTGCTATACTTGCCACAACCATATGGACCTTGAGCAGCAACAAAAGAAAAACACACTCCAAACTCTATATCTACCTTATTGTATACCTGAGGTATTACCTGGCTTTCTACATGTTATCTTACGGAAGCTCTAAATTATTTGTAAATCAGTTTTCCAGCCTATCGTTATTTGATTTGATTACACCTTACGGAGACTCCTCACCCATGGGACTCATGTGGAATTTTATGGAGTATTCGGATTCCTACACTATATTTTCCGGAGTAAGCGAAATTATCGGAGGACTTTTATTGATGTTCAGGCGAACTACAAAACTGGGCGCATTGGTTACTTTTGGAGTCATGCTTAATGTATTCATGATGAATCTGAGTTACGATATCCCGGTTAAGCTTTTTTCTTCTCACTTAATGATTATAGCGCTTTTCATCTTATCGCCACACTTAAAAAGCCTCACAAACTTTTTTATCCTGAACAAACCTGCCATGCCTGTTAGTATTGATAAATATTTTGTGAAAAGAAAATTAAACATTGCAGGGCTTATTTTTAAAACCATATTTATTCTCTTTCTCTTAATTACGTTTACAACCAATCAAATAAGACGCCATAATATAAACAGAGACATTGCTTCTTACCCGGAATTATACGGCATCTATACCATAAATTCATTTAGCAAAAACGGTAAAGAAATTATTCCTTTAGCAACGGACTCTCTTCATTGGAAAAAAATGGTTGTTGATAAATACTCAACGGCAATCATTAAACTTGATGACTCAAAAGAATATTATAAGAACGAGACCGACACGACGTCCCGTAACTTAAAACTGACATTGTACAGAGACTCCCTCAGTGTTTACAATCTTAAATACCAAAAATCTGACAGCATCTTAAACCTCGAGGGAACATACCTCCAAGACACCCTGAAAATAGAACTTACTAAAAAAGACCACACACAATTCCGATTACTCAAACGAGGGTTCAACTGGATCAATGAATACCCATATAACAGATAG
- a CDS encoding co-chaperone GroES: protein MANLNIKPLADRVLIEPLAAETTTSSGIIIPDTAKEKPQKGTVVAAGPGTKDEPLTVKVGDTVLYGKYAGTELKLDGNDYLMMRESDILAIV, encoded by the coding sequence ATGGCTAACTTAAACATTAAACCTTTGGCCGACAGAGTTCTTATTGAACCGTTGGCAGCTGAAACTACAACTTCATCCGGAATCATCATTCCTGACACCGCAAAAGAAAAACCACAAAAAGGAACTGTTGTGGCAGCAGGGCCGGGCACAAAAGACGAGCCGTTAACCGTAAAAGTTGGCGATACTGTTTTATACGGGAAATATGCCGGTACAGAATTAAAATTAGACGGAAACGATTACCTGATGATGCGCGAAAGTGACATCCTGGCAATTGTATAA
- the miaB gene encoding tRNA (N6-isopentenyl adenosine(37)-C2)-methylthiotransferase MiaB, whose amino-acid sequence MEKIIDEKKQGESLVIEQKKGNERKLYIESYGCQMNFSDSEIVASILSKEGFNTTQKLEEADLVLVNTCSIRDKAEQTVRKRLEQYNAIKKINPSMKVGVLGCMAERLKNKFLEEEKIVDMVVGPDAYKDLPNLIKEVDEGRDAVNVILSKEETYGDIAPVRLNSNGVTAFVSITRGCDNMCTFCVVPFTRGRERSRDPQSIMEEVNDLKERGFKEVTLLGQNVDSYLWYGGGLKKDFEKASDMQKATSVNFAKLLALVAEAQPKMRIRFSTSNPQDMTLDVIESMAKYQNICNYIHLPVQSGSNRILEEMNRQHTREEYFELIDNIKKLIPDCGISQDMIAGFPTETEEDHQDTLSLMEYVKYDFGFMFMYSERPGTMAARKMEDDVPEETKKKRLTEIINLQQKHSLYRTQQHIGKVEEVLIEGNSKKSSEHWMGRNTQNTVVVFPKENYKVGEFVNVKITDCTSTTLIGEPVGYSDNN is encoded by the coding sequence ATGGAGAAGATCATAGATGAAAAGAAACAAGGAGAAAGTCTGGTCATTGAACAGAAAAAAGGAAACGAGCGAAAACTATACATAGAAAGTTATGGTTGCCAGATGAATTTTTCCGACAGCGAGATTGTTGCATCGATCCTGTCAAAAGAAGGGTTCAACACTACGCAAAAACTTGAAGAAGCCGATCTTGTTTTAGTCAACACCTGTTCCATAAGGGACAAAGCCGAACAAACTGTGCGTAAACGTTTAGAGCAATACAATGCAATAAAGAAAATAAACCCTTCTATGAAGGTCGGTGTTTTAGGATGTATGGCCGAACGTTTGAAAAACAAGTTCCTCGAAGAAGAAAAGATCGTAGACATGGTGGTCGGCCCGGATGCCTATAAAGACCTTCCAAACCTTATTAAAGAGGTAGACGAAGGAAGAGATGCCGTAAACGTAATTCTATCCAAAGAAGAAACCTATGGAGATATTGCCCCGGTTCGCCTGAACAGCAACGGGGTTACAGCTTTTGTTTCCATCACCAGGGGTTGTGACAATATGTGTACATTCTGTGTAGTGCCATTCACAAGAGGAAGAGAGCGCAGCAGAGACCCTCAATCTATTATGGAAGAGGTAAACGACCTGAAGGAAAGGGGCTTTAAAGAGGTTACCTTACTCGGTCAAAATGTAGACAGTTATCTATGGTATGGCGGCGGCCTTAAAAAAGACTTTGAAAAGGCGTCCGACATGCAAAAAGCCACCTCGGTTAATTTTGCAAAACTCCTGGCATTAGTTGCCGAAGCACAACCTAAAATGCGCATCAGGTTCTCTACATCGAACCCTCAGGACATGACTCTCGATGTCATTGAATCGATGGCCAAATACCAAAACATCTGTAACTATATTCACCTTCCCGTACAAAGCGGTAGCAACCGCATTTTAGAAGAAATGAACCGTCAGCATACCCGGGAAGAGTATTTCGAACTTATCGACAACATTAAAAAGCTGATTCCTGATTGTGGTATCTCTCAAGACATGATCGCAGGATTCCCTACAGAAACTGAAGAGGACCACCAAGATACCTTATCGTTAATGGAATATGTAAAATACGACTTTGGTTTCATGTTCATGTATTCTGAGAGACCGGGAACTATGGCCGCCAGAAAAATGGAAGACGACGTTCCTGAAGAAACGAAGAAAAAACGGCTAACCGAGATCATCAATCTCCAGCAGAAACACAGCCTCTACAGAACACAGCAGCATATCGGAAAGGTTGAAGAGGTATTAATCGAAGGGAATTCTAAAAAATCCAGCGAACACTGGATGGGAAGAAACACTCAGAATACCGTAGTTGTATTTCCTAAGGAAAATTATAAAGTCGGAGAATTTGTTAATGTAAAAATCACAGATTGCACGTCCACAACCCTTATTGGAGAACCTGTAGGATATTCAGATAACAATTAG
- the lptE gene encoding LPS assembly lipoprotein LptE → MKKYIVLILTIIGFQSCGFYSFTGVNTTAETYQVNFFQNNAPIIEPGLDRDFTNALQDLILNQTNLDMVKSGGDLIYEGEIVEYRVSPMSATAEQTAAQNRLTIGVMLRYYNTDNPEKDFERRFSFFYDFPATTQVQTIKDQAYQVIFERITQDIVNATLADW, encoded by the coding sequence ATGAAAAAATATATCGTTCTCATATTAACAATTATCGGTTTTCAGTCGTGTGGCTTTTACTCTTTTACAGGAGTGAATACAACTGCTGAAACCTATCAGGTAAATTTTTTTCAAAACAACGCTCCTATTATTGAACCCGGACTGGACAGAGATTTTACAAATGCATTACAGGACCTTATACTCAATCAAACCAATCTGGATATGGTAAAATCAGGAGGAGACCTGATCTATGAAGGAGAGATTGTAGAATATCGCGTATCGCCCATGAGTGCCACTGCAGAACAAACAGCAGCACAAAACCGATTAACAATAGGCGTCATGCTCCGCTATTACAATACAGACAACCCTGAAAAAGATTTTGAAAGGCGCTTTTCCTTCTTTTATGATTTTCCGGCAACAACACAGGTTCAAACCATAAAAGACCAGGCATACCAGGTTATATTTGAACGTATCACCCAAGACATCGTAAACGCAACACTGGCCGATTGGTAA
- a CDS encoding GAF domain-containing protein, translated as MTFDSLKPQVTRILSDTSGSVDDRLTQVCELLRSNIAYYDWVGFYFKNGDKEELKLRSYAGDPTDHTIIPFGKGICGQVAVSNENFVVPDVKAQDNYIACSIHVKAEIVIPLFVNHENIGQIDIDSHTADPFSPEDEEFLQFVNRQVAEIL; from the coding sequence ATGACATTTGATTCTTTAAAGCCACAAGTCACACGAATACTTTCTGACACATCTGGTTCTGTAGATGACAGGCTGACTCAAGTCTGCGAATTACTTCGAAGCAATATCGCTTACTACGACTGGGTTGGTTTTTATTTTAAGAACGGGGATAAAGAAGAGCTAAAATTACGTTCCTATGCAGGCGACCCCACCGATCATACCATTATCCCTTTTGGAAAAGGTATTTGTGGACAAGTCGCTGTTTCAAATGAAAATTTTGTTGTTCCGGATGTTAAAGCCCAGGATAACTATATTGCCTGCAGCATTCACGTAAAGGCAGAAATTGTTATTCCGTTATTTGTGAATCACGAGAACATTGGTCAAATTGACATCGATTCCCACACAGCAGATCCGTTTTCTCCGGAAGATGAAGAATTTTTACAGTTTGTTAACCGACAAGTAGCTGAAATACTTTAA
- the topA gene encoding type I DNA topoisomerase, with the protein MAKNLVIVESPAKAKTIEKFLGKDFKVTSSFGHIADLPSRELGVDVEKDFKPKYVVDKEKKALVKKLKEMAKSSDTVWLASDEDREGEAIAWHLAETLKLDKDKTKRIVFNSITKSAILKAIENPRTIDYNLVNAQQARRVLDRLVGYEISPILWKKIKTGLSAGRVQSVAVRLIVEREREIQGFVPEASYRVAAEFVTKEGKVFKAKLQNTFNSKEAAGKFLQKNIAADFSVSDLDTRPAKKSPAAPFTTSTLQQEASRKLYFSVSKTMRMAQRLYEAGLITYMRTDSTNLSSEAVKAAKEEIVRSYGEKYSKPRNYATKAKGAQEAHEAIRPTNMAVHDLKDVERDMARLYELIWKRTIASQMSEAQLERTNVKIQANKHDELFLASGEVLKFDGFLKVYLEGTDDEDEEQEGMLPALTVGEYVDKKYMSATQRYTRPPYRYTEASLVKKLEELGIGRPSTYAPTISTIQTRGYVERGMVEGVERKYVQLMLLQDSVKEEVYAEKVGSDKGKLVPTDIGMIVNDFLVNHFSSILDYNFTAKVEEDFDNIASGGEDWTKMMKDFYEDFHPNVKNVEEHAERETGERVLGEDPESGRQVSVRLGKFGPMAQIGTSEEEEKPRFASLLPDQSIETLTLEEALSLFELPRVLGVYEGEEVAVNVGRFGPYVRFGKSFVSLGKDDEVFDVTMDRAIELIKEKQKADAPIASYQGKEVTKGKGRFGPFIKWDGKFINVNKKYDFDNLSDEDIVALIEDKIKKDAEKLISYWEEEDIKLEKGRWGTSTITKGKKKINLPKTVDATKLTLEQVKEIIEKETKTKKKTTKKTTKSKK; encoded by the coding sequence ATGGCAAAGAATTTAGTGATAGTGGAGTCGCCTGCAAAGGCTAAGACGATTGAGAAATTTCTGGGGAAAGATTTTAAAGTAACCTCTAGTTTTGGGCATATTGCTGATTTGCCTTCGCGGGAGTTGGGAGTTGACGTAGAGAAAGATTTTAAACCGAAGTATGTAGTCGATAAAGAAAAGAAAGCTTTGGTTAAAAAGTTAAAAGAAATGGCGAAGTCTTCTGATACTGTCTGGCTGGCAAGTGATGAAGACCGGGAAGGGGAGGCTATTGCGTGGCACCTGGCCGAAACTTTAAAACTGGACAAGGATAAGACTAAAAGAATCGTTTTTAACTCTATTACTAAGAGTGCTATTCTGAAGGCGATCGAAAACCCCCGGACCATAGATTATAATTTGGTGAATGCCCAGCAGGCCAGGCGTGTATTGGACCGTTTGGTGGGGTATGAAATATCGCCGATTCTTTGGAAAAAAATAAAAACAGGTTTGTCGGCAGGACGTGTTCAGTCGGTGGCTGTCAGGTTGATTGTTGAGCGTGAACGCGAAATTCAAGGTTTTGTTCCTGAGGCTTCTTACAGGGTTGCTGCGGAGTTTGTAACGAAAGAAGGGAAGGTTTTTAAGGCGAAACTCCAGAATACTTTCAATAGCAAAGAAGCGGCCGGGAAGTTTTTACAAAAAAATATTGCAGCCGATTTCAGCGTGTCGGATCTGGACACCAGGCCTGCAAAAAAATCACCGGCGGCACCTTTTACAACTTCTACATTGCAGCAGGAAGCATCGAGAAAATTATATTTTTCTGTGAGTAAGACCATGCGAATGGCCCAGCGGTTGTATGAAGCCGGACTTATCACATATATGAGAACAGATAGTACGAACTTGTCGTCTGAAGCGGTAAAAGCAGCTAAGGAAGAGATTGTCCGTTCTTATGGGGAAAAATACAGCAAACCAAGAAACTATGCCACAAAGGCCAAAGGAGCCCAGGAGGCTCACGAGGCAATCCGCCCCACGAATATGGCTGTACATGATTTAAAGGATGTAGAGCGCGATATGGCCCGTTTGTATGAGTTGATATGGAAACGAACCATAGCATCACAAATGAGTGAAGCTCAATTAGAACGTACCAATGTAAAGATTCAGGCGAATAAGCATGACGAACTGTTTCTGGCTAGTGGAGAAGTGCTGAAGTTTGACGGTTTCTTAAAGGTGTATCTGGAAGGGACAGACGACGAAGATGAAGAGCAGGAAGGTATGTTGCCGGCATTGACTGTTGGGGAATATGTTGATAAAAAATATATGTCGGCTACACAGAGATATACTCGTCCGCCGTACAGATATACGGAGGCTTCCCTGGTGAAGAAGTTAGAGGAGCTGGGGATCGGGCGTCCGTCGACATATGCGCCTACTATTTCAACGATACAGACGAGAGGTTATGTTGAAAGAGGTATGGTCGAAGGTGTCGAACGAAAGTATGTGCAGTTGATGTTACTTCAGGATAGTGTTAAAGAAGAAGTATATGCTGAAAAAGTAGGTTCTGATAAGGGGAAACTCGTGCCTACAGATATAGGAATGATAGTGAACGACTTTTTGGTGAACCATTTCTCAAGTATTTTGGATTATAACTTTACAGCCAAGGTAGAAGAGGATTTTGATAATATTGCATCAGGAGGAGAAGATTGGACTAAGATGATGAAAGACTTTTATGAAGATTTTCATCCAAATGTGAAGAACGTTGAAGAACATGCGGAAAGAGAGACCGGAGAGCGTGTGTTGGGAGAAGACCCAGAGAGCGGCCGTCAGGTAAGTGTTCGTTTAGGGAAGTTCGGGCCGATGGCACAGATAGGAACGTCGGAAGAAGAAGAGAAACCTCGCTTTGCCAGTTTGTTGCCGGACCAGTCTATTGAGACCCTGACGCTGGAAGAAGCCTTGTCGCTTTTTGAGCTTCCAAGAGTTTTAGGAGTGTATGAAGGTGAAGAGGTGGCTGTCAATGTGGGGAGGTTTGGTCCGTATGTGAGGTTCGGGAAGTCCTTTGTGTCTCTCGGGAAGGACGATGAAGTGTTTGATGTTACCATGGACAGGGCAATTGAGCTGATAAAAGAAAAACAAAAGGCCGATGCTCCTATTGCCAGCTATCAAGGTAAAGAAGTAACCAAAGGGAAAGGCAGGTTTGGACCTTTTATAAAATGGGACGGGAAATTTATCAATGTAAATAAAAAATACGATTTCGATAATCTGTCAGATGAAGATATCGTTGCATTGATTGAAGATAAGATCAAAAAAGATGCTGAAAAACTGATCAGTTATTGGGAGGAAGAAGATATTAAACTGGAAAAAGGAAGATGGGGTACTTCTACAATAACCAAAGGGAAGAAGAAGATCAATCTTCCTAAAACGGTCGATGCAACCAAGCTTACCCTGGAACAGGTGAAAGAGATTATTGAAAAGGAAACAAAAACGAAAAAGAAAACCACTAAAAAAACAACCAAATCTAAAAAATAA